In Gossypium raimondii isolate GPD5lz chromosome 12, ASM2569854v1, whole genome shotgun sequence, a single window of DNA contains:
- the LOC105765735 gene encoding uncharacterized protein LOC105765735 isoform X3, whose protein sequence is MTGNSTISSYWFNWRVLVCAIWVLVTAFFSFVLIWKYEGFRKSNENGDETQQDRAGFLDEDETWRPCLKGIHPAWLLAFRLVAFFVLLILLIVTAFVDGGSIFYYYTQWTFTLITFYFGLGSLLSIRGCYQYHKSVSGDRVDNVELDAEQGNHAAVATAYGETSSNIAEKNINPEHPQVHFVRRRADTWGYVFQMIFQMNAGAVLLTDCVFWFIIVPFLAIKDYNLSVLAINMHTINAVFLLGDTALNCLHFPCFRIAYFFLWTVTYVIFQWLLHACVNIWWPYPFLDLSSPYAPLWYFSVALMHFPCYGAFALVIKLKHHVFTRWFPESYQCGR, encoded by the exons ATGACAGGCAATTCAACTATTTCAAGCTATTGGTTCAATTGGAGGGTGTTGGTTTGTGCGATATGGGTTTTAGTTACTGCATTTTTTTCCTTCGTTTTGATATGGAAATATGAAGGTTTCCgcaaatcaaatgaaaatggtgATGAAACTCAACAAGACAGAGCTGGATTTCTTGATGAGGATGAGACATGGAGACCATGTTTAAAAGGGATTCACCCTGCTTGGTTGTTGGCTTTTAGACTTGTTGCTTTCTTTGTGCTTTTGATACTGCTAATTGTCACTGCTTTTGTTGATGGAGGCAGCATTTTCTACTATTATACTCA GTGGACATTCACATTGATCACCTTTTATTTTGGG CTTGGGTCACTGCTCTCCATACGTGGATGTTACCAATACCACAAGAGTGTTAGTGGTGACAGGGTCGATAACGTAGAGCTAGATGCAGAGCAAGGTAACCATGCTGCTGTTGCAACAGCATATGGAGAAACCTCTAGCAATATTGCAGAAAAAAACATTAACCCCGAACATCCCCAAGTACATTTTGTTCGCCGAAGAGCAGATACTTGGGGTTATGTCTTTCAAATGATTTTCCAG ATGAATGCAGGTGCTGTTTTGTTGACAGATTGTGTTTTTTGGTTCATAATCGTCCCGTTTCTTGCCATTAAAGATTACAATCTCAGTGTT CTGGCTATTAATATGCATACTATCAATGCTGTTTTCTTGCTTGGTGATACTGCTTTAAACTGCTTG CACTTCCCTTGTTTTCGGATCGCATACTTCTTCCTGTGGACGGTGACGTATGTTATATTCCAATGGCTCCTTCATGCATGTGTGAATATTTG GTGGCCATATCCATTCCTTGATTTGTCATCTCCATATGCTCCCTTATG GTACTTCTCGGTAGCATTGATGCATTTCCCATGCTATGGTGCCTTTGCTTTGGTGATAAAGCTGAAACACCATGTATTTACAAGATGGTTCCCTGAATCTTATCAATGTGGGAGGTAA
- the LOC105765736 gene encoding uncharacterized protein LOC105765736, with protein MHSLSLKVFTDLNSAGTRRSCFPAQVGRGLVVDQRRRVGSGCWDHGGGAAGRKCWVVSCAVDGGNGGGGERPSLDPNPTQNQSSFLSRSQTYAMLKQQMEVAAKSEDYKEAARIRDSLKIFEEEEPVLRFRRLIKEAVADERFEDAARYRDELKEIAPHSLLKCSSDATTLGIRVQVRSVYIEGRSLPSRGQYFFAYRIRITNNSDRPVQLLRRHWIITDGNGKTENVWGIGVIGEQPVILPRTGFEYSSACPLSTPSGRMEGDFEMKHIDRVGSPSFNVAIAPFSLSTLGDDADIF; from the exons ATGCATTCGCTCAGCCTTAAGGTTTTTACTGATTTGAATTCCGCGGGGACGAGGAGGAGCTGTTTTCCGGCTCAGGTGGGTCGTGGATTGGTGGTTGATCAAAGGAGAAGGGTTGGATCGGGTTGTTGGGATCACGGCGGCGGTGCTGCTGGTCGGAAGTGTTGGGTAGTGAGTTGTGCGGTGGATGGCGGGAACGGTGGTGGCGGTGAGAGGCCGAGTTTGGACCCGAATCCGACTCAGAATCAGAGTTCTTTTTTATCTCGTAGCCAAACTTATGCGATGCTGAAACAGCAAATGGAGGTTGCTGCTAAATCAGAG gaTTACAAAGAAGCAGCTAGAATACGTGATTCTTTGAAAATATTCGAGGAAGAGGAACCTGTTTTGAGATTTAGGAGGTTGATCAAAGAGGCTGTTGCTGATGAAAGATTTGAG GATGCTGCTAGATATCGTGATGAGTTGAAGGAAATTGCACCTCACTCTCTCCTGAAATGTTCAAGTGATGCAACAACCTTG GGAATCAGAGTTCAAGTTAGGAGTGTGTATATAGAGGGGCGTAGTCTGCCCTCAAGAGGCCAGTACTTTTTCGCATACAGAATAAGAATAACCAATAACTCAGATCGTCCAGTTCAGCTTCTCAGAAGGCACTGGATTATCACAGATGGCAATGGGAAAACTGAAAATGTTTG GGGGATTGGAGTTATAGGCGAACAGCCAGTTATTCTTCCCAGAACAGGCTTCGAATACTCATCGGCTTGCCCATTAAGCACTCCCAGCGGCAGAATG GAAGGAGACTTCGAGATGAAACACATCGACAGAGTAGGCTCACCAAGTTTCAATGTAGCAATTGCCCCATTTTCACTCTCCACGCTAGGGGATGATGCCGATATCTTCTGA
- the LOC105765731 gene encoding uncharacterized protein LOC105765731: MINEEGTRENNLAQVASSDPLDLSHSRSDGASTASSPHYSSCGESQLDRYCSANSALGTPSSIATFNDCFGESEFGSARSFSGFALGDDFENFSLDGNLKVPPNRRIEFRKDRTEEGRSFLNVKSVEEGSSSCLDMDLREEDGNSSRYEHSEGEDSMSNYGTNEDEFSNNPYYRKKEDDENKNMIENPLGINSSVAFGANDWDDFEQEAGMGDLAAFMLDASVARKSFQGSDELQEEFNTFGAMAIGFPSSGESEFLEVKDIPVAEDTVEEAKCYSVNAVSSSRICDGEKYVKDIAVAKNQLHDADDDMGYLETCSVTDVFAMDPDPPVEKAPVEVGLNVVDSDRVRQHQSSEAREFIVVDESKLSERLEIDKYEAELDALDDCVHPVYYPQKTNAELYNNCKPDSPASTSESKVSTTFKSLPVPPDEFEEHPGVVEMKNVELNEFYDEVVHDMEEILLESVDSPGAMFSQGNRIIQPRLPLPLQDGGSNPSTSDADDAYLRSARILRIDGVEVVGAKQKKGNVSLSERLVGVKEYTVYKIRVWCGDDQWEVERRYRDFCTLYRRLKSIFSEQGWNLPPPWSSVETESRKLFGNASPNVIAERSVLIQECLRSIICSRFSSNPPGALIWFLSPQDAFPGIPPSNTHLSQSTYFSRGQGTENISPLGKTISLIVEIRAPKSMKQLLETQHYTCAGCHKHFDEGMTLLRDFVQSFGWGKPRLCEYTGQLFCSSCHTNEMAVLPARVLHHWDFTRYPVSQLAKSYLDSIHDQPMLCVSAVNPFLFSKVPALNHVMGIRKKIGKMLPYVHCPFRMSINKGLGSRRYLLESNDFFALRDLIDLSKGAFAALPVMVETVSKKIQEHIIEQCLICCDVGVPCSARHSCIDPSSLIFPFQEGEIEKCISCGSVFHKHCFKAIANCPCGAVLRADEAMRCSNSQICGLSFGANGALDLLGKRSSSELLPGGFLSRLFSKTKQEEMEHKDNENTILMGSMPSNYL, translated from the exons ATGATTAATGAAGAGGGGACTCGCGAGAACAACCTCGCCCAAGTCGCCTCTTCCGATCCTCTCGATTTATCCCATTCGAGATCGGACGGCGCCTCCACGGCTTCGTCGCCGCACTACTCATCTTGTGGAGAATCCCAACTCGATCGTTATTGCAGCGCCAACTCCGCCCTCGGAACGCCCAGTTCAATAGCTACATTCAATGACTGTTTCGGAGAATCTGAGTTCGGGTCAGCGAGGAGTTTTAGTGGTTTTGCATTAGGTGATGATTTTGAGAATTTCAGTTTGGACGGGAACCTAAAAGTTCCACCTAATCGGAGAATTGAGTTTCGGAAGGACAGAACCGAAGAAGGAAGGAGCTTTCTTAATGTTAAAAGTGTTGAAGAAGGTAGCTCTTCATGTTTGGACATGGATTTAAGGGAGGAAGATGGGAATTCATCAAGATATGAGCATTCTGAAGGGGAAGATTCGATGTCTAACTATGGGACGAATGAAGACGAGTTTAGCAATAATCCTTATTACAGgaagaaagaagatgatgagAATAAGAATATGATCGAGAATCCTTTGGGGATTAATTCGTCTGTGGCGTTTGGTGCTAATGATTGGGATGATTTTGAGCAAGAAGCGGGCATGGGTGATCTGGCAGCTTTCATGCTAGATGCCTCCGTCGCAAGGAAAAGTTTTCAAGGTTCGGATGAATTGCAAGAGGAGTTTAATACTTTCGGTGCAATGGCTATTGGTTTTCCGAGTTCAGGTGAATCCGAATTTCTAGAAGTAAAAGACATTCCTGTGGCTGAAGATACAGTAGAAGAGGCAAAATGTTATTCGGTCAATGCAGTCAGTTCTTCAAGGATTTGTGACGGAGAGAAATATGTGAAAGATATTGCTGTTGCTAAAAATCAACTCCATGATGCTGATGATGACATGGGGTATCTAGAAACTTGTTCTGTTACTGATGTCTTTGCAATGGACCCGGATCCCCCTGTAGAAAAAGCTCCCGTCGAGGTAGGATTGAATGTTGTAGATTCTGACAGGGTAAGGCAGCATCAATCTTCTGAAGCCAGGGAATTCATTGTTGTTGATGAGAGTAAATTATCTGAAAGACTGGAAATCGATAAGTATGAAGCAGAATTGGATGCCCTTGATGATTGTGTCCATCCAGTCTACTATCCTCAAAAAACAAATGCAGAGCTTTACAACAATTGCAAACCAGATTCACCCGCATCTACAAGTGAAAGTAAAGTGAGCACTACATTCAAGAGTCTTCCTGTGCCACCAGATGAATTTGAAGAACATCCTGGAGTGGTTGAG ATGAAGAATGTTGAGCTTAATGAATTTTATGACGAGGTAGTCCATGACATGGAAGAAATTTTGCTTGAGTCTGTTGACTCTCCTGGAGCCATGTTTTCTCAGGGTAATAGGATTATCCAACCACGGTTACCGCTTCCTCTACAAGATGGAGGGTCAAATCCTTCTACGTCAGATGCAGACGATGCCTACCTGCGCTCTGCACGTATACTGAGAATAGATGGTGTTGAAGTGGTGGGCGCAAAGCAGAAGAAAGGAAATGTCTCACTTAGTGAAAGGTTGGTTGGGGTAAAGGAATACACTGTGTATAAGATAAGAGTGTGGTGTGGCGATGACCAGTGGGAGGTCGAACGCAGATACCGTGATTTCTGTACTCTCTATCGTCGCTTGAAATCAATATTCTCTGAACAAGGTTGGAATCTTCCTCCTCCCTGGTCATCCGTAGAAACAGAATCTAGAAAGTTATTTGGGAATGCGTCTCCCAATGTTATTGCTGAAAGAAGTGTTCTTATTCAAGAATGCCTACGTTCCATTATATGTTCTAGGTTCTCTTCTAACCCTCCCGGTGCATTGATTTGGTTTTTGTCACCTCAAGATGCATTTCCTGGCATTCCTCCATCAAATACCCATTTGTCTCAGAGTACATATTTTTCAAGAGGGCAAGGCACAGAAAATATTTCTCCTTTAGGGAAGACTATATCGCTTATTGTTGAAATTCGAGCACCAAAATCAATGAAACAGCTGTTAGAAACTCAACATTACACTTGTGCTGGATGCCACAAACATTTTGATGAAGGAATGACTCTACTGCGAGATTTTGTCCAATCTTTTGGATGGGGAAAGCCTAGACTTTGTGAATACACTGGCCAGTTGTTTTGTTCTTCCTGTCACACAAATGAGATGGCAGTCTTACCAGCAAGAGTGTTGCATCATTGGGATTTTACTCGATATCCAGTTTCTCAATTGGCTAAATCATATCTGGATTCTATACATGACCAG CCCATGCTTTGTGTCAGTGCTGTTAATCCTTTCCTATTTTCAAAGGTTCCAGCTCTGAACCATGTTATGGGCATCAGGAAAAAAATAGGAAAGATGCTTCCGTATGTTCACTGTCCATTTCGTATGTCAATTAACAAAGGACTTGGGTCTCGAAGATATCTTCTTGAAAGCAATGATTTTTTTGCACTTAGAGATCTCATTGATCTTTCCAAAGGAGCTTTTGCAG CTCTTCCTGTTATGGTGGAAACTGTATCAAAGAAAATCCAGGAGCATATCATAGAGCAATGCCTCATATGTTGTGATGTGGGAGTCCCCTGCAGCGCTCGCCACTCTTGTATTGACCCATCATCTCTCATATTTCCTTTTCAG GAAGGTGAGATTGAAAAGTGTATATCCTGTGGATCAGTTTTCCATAAGCATTGCTTTAAAGCGATTGCAAACTGTCCTTGTGGGGCAGTACTTAGAGCAGACGAGGCTATGAGATGTTCAAATAGTCAAATCTGTGGTTTGAGTTTTGGGGCAAATGGAGCATTGGACTTGTTAGGGAAGAGGTCAAGCTCAGAGTTGTTGCCTGGGGGTTTCTTATCTAGACTATTTTCAAAGACAAAGCAAGAAGAGATGGAGCACAAGGACAATGAAAATACCATTTTAATGGGTTCAATGCCAAGCAATTATTTGTGA
- the LOC105765735 gene encoding uncharacterized protein LOC105765735 isoform X2 produces MRSNSNLGGDSWQPAMTGNSTISSYWFNWRVLVCAIWVLVTAFFSFVLIWKYEGFRKSNENGDETQQDRAGFLDEDETWRPCLKGIHPAWLLAFRLVAFFVLLILLIVTAFVDGGSIFYYYTQWTFTLITFYFGLGSLLSIRGCYQYHKSVSGDRVDNVELDAEQGNHAAVATAYGETSSNIAEKNINPEHPQVHFVRRRADTWGYVFQMIFQMNAGAVLLTDCVFWFIIVPFLAIKDYNLSVLAINMHTINAVFLLGDTALNCLHFPCFRIAYFFLWTVTYVIFQWLLHACVNIWWPYPFLDLSSPYAPLWYFSVALMHFPCYGAFALVIKLKHHVFTRWFPESYQCGR; encoded by the exons ATGAGGTCAAATTCAAACTTGg GAGGAGATTCTTGGCAACCGGCAATGACAGGCAATTCAACTATTTCAAGCTATTGGTTCAATTGGAGGGTGTTGGTTTGTGCGATATGGGTTTTAGTTACTGCATTTTTTTCCTTCGTTTTGATATGGAAATATGAAGGTTTCCgcaaatcaaatgaaaatggtgATGAAACTCAACAAGACAGAGCTGGATTTCTTGATGAGGATGAGACATGGAGACCATGTTTAAAAGGGATTCACCCTGCTTGGTTGTTGGCTTTTAGACTTGTTGCTTTCTTTGTGCTTTTGATACTGCTAATTGTCACTGCTTTTGTTGATGGAGGCAGCATTTTCTACTATTATACTCA GTGGACATTCACATTGATCACCTTTTATTTTGGG CTTGGGTCACTGCTCTCCATACGTGGATGTTACCAATACCACAAGAGTGTTAGTGGTGACAGGGTCGATAACGTAGAGCTAGATGCAGAGCAAGGTAACCATGCTGCTGTTGCAACAGCATATGGAGAAACCTCTAGCAATATTGCAGAAAAAAACATTAACCCCGAACATCCCCAAGTACATTTTGTTCGCCGAAGAGCAGATACTTGGGGTTATGTCTTTCAAATGATTTTCCAG ATGAATGCAGGTGCTGTTTTGTTGACAGATTGTGTTTTTTGGTTCATAATCGTCCCGTTTCTTGCCATTAAAGATTACAATCTCAGTGTT CTGGCTATTAATATGCATACTATCAATGCTGTTTTCTTGCTTGGTGATACTGCTTTAAACTGCTTG CACTTCCCTTGTTTTCGGATCGCATACTTCTTCCTGTGGACGGTGACGTATGTTATATTCCAATGGCTCCTTCATGCATGTGTGAATATTTG GTGGCCATATCCATTCCTTGATTTGTCATCTCCATATGCTCCCTTATG GTACTTCTCGGTAGCATTGATGCATTTCCCATGCTATGGTGCCTTTGCTTTGGTGATAAAGCTGAAACACCATGTATTTACAAGATGGTTCCCTGAATCTTATCAATGTGGGAGGTAA
- the LOC105765735 gene encoding uncharacterized protein LOC105765735 isoform X1 produces the protein MRSNSNLAGGDSWQPAMTGNSTISSYWFNWRVLVCAIWVLVTAFFSFVLIWKYEGFRKSNENGDETQQDRAGFLDEDETWRPCLKGIHPAWLLAFRLVAFFVLLILLIVTAFVDGGSIFYYYTQWTFTLITFYFGLGSLLSIRGCYQYHKSVSGDRVDNVELDAEQGNHAAVATAYGETSSNIAEKNINPEHPQVHFVRRRADTWGYVFQMIFQMNAGAVLLTDCVFWFIIVPFLAIKDYNLSVLAINMHTINAVFLLGDTALNCLHFPCFRIAYFFLWTVTYVIFQWLLHACVNIWWPYPFLDLSSPYAPLWYFSVALMHFPCYGAFALVIKLKHHVFTRWFPESYQCGR, from the exons ATGAGGTCAAATTCAAACTTGg CAGGAGGAGATTCTTGGCAACCGGCAATGACAGGCAATTCAACTATTTCAAGCTATTGGTTCAATTGGAGGGTGTTGGTTTGTGCGATATGGGTTTTAGTTACTGCATTTTTTTCCTTCGTTTTGATATGGAAATATGAAGGTTTCCgcaaatcaaatgaaaatggtgATGAAACTCAACAAGACAGAGCTGGATTTCTTGATGAGGATGAGACATGGAGACCATGTTTAAAAGGGATTCACCCTGCTTGGTTGTTGGCTTTTAGACTTGTTGCTTTCTTTGTGCTTTTGATACTGCTAATTGTCACTGCTTTTGTTGATGGAGGCAGCATTTTCTACTATTATACTCA GTGGACATTCACATTGATCACCTTTTATTTTGGG CTTGGGTCACTGCTCTCCATACGTGGATGTTACCAATACCACAAGAGTGTTAGTGGTGACAGGGTCGATAACGTAGAGCTAGATGCAGAGCAAGGTAACCATGCTGCTGTTGCAACAGCATATGGAGAAACCTCTAGCAATATTGCAGAAAAAAACATTAACCCCGAACATCCCCAAGTACATTTTGTTCGCCGAAGAGCAGATACTTGGGGTTATGTCTTTCAAATGATTTTCCAG ATGAATGCAGGTGCTGTTTTGTTGACAGATTGTGTTTTTTGGTTCATAATCGTCCCGTTTCTTGCCATTAAAGATTACAATCTCAGTGTT CTGGCTATTAATATGCATACTATCAATGCTGTTTTCTTGCTTGGTGATACTGCTTTAAACTGCTTG CACTTCCCTTGTTTTCGGATCGCATACTTCTTCCTGTGGACGGTGACGTATGTTATATTCCAATGGCTCCTTCATGCATGTGTGAATATTTG GTGGCCATATCCATTCCTTGATTTGTCATCTCCATATGCTCCCTTATG GTACTTCTCGGTAGCATTGATGCATTTCCCATGCTATGGTGCCTTTGCTTTGGTGATAAAGCTGAAACACCATGTATTTACAAGATGGTTCCCTGAATCTTATCAATGTGGGAGGTAA
- the LOC105765737 gene encoding M phase phosphoprotein 10 — MIPSAMANSTETAVESLHHIKSTEPPEWLVPKQELSQAVRAASKLLFSSLKPHCPKSPFDQLLTEGFDTEQIWQQIDLQSQPLLSSLRREVKKFEKHPEEISKLKDGGVGGGEKKKVLEQIETDNVVNDDEDDDDMDMDEDEDDEEEEDEEGEEEEKERGTEEESENEGEEKGGIEDKFLKIKELQEYLEEDEAREFGLKKKKTKAESKKEEEDTEEEGDDDEDENEGSEDDDDEAQEEEDGLGLFDGNDEEDEDDLENARYEDFFSRKKNKSSKEKAKSRDMLEEDSGSGDEQDVDKRKDGPSKHEKELDKLRSKIEEMEKANLDPKVWTMRGEVTAAQRQKNSALEVDLDFEHNVRPAPVITEEVTASLEDLIKTRISEGLFDDVQKARTSSSKVPREIKELDESKSKKGLAEVYEEEFVQKTDPASAPLTFSDELKKEASMLFKKLCLKLDALSHFHFTPKPVVEDMSIQTNVPALAMEEVAPMAVSDAAMLAPEEVFSGKGDIKEEAELTKAERKRRRANKKRKFKAEAAKRMGKKARQMITVGNNDEGREG, encoded by the exons ATGATTCCTTCGGCAATGGCGAATTCGACCGAAACAGCCGTGGAATCTCTGCACCATATCAAGTCAACAGAGCCACCGGAATGGCTCGTGCCTAAACAGGAGCTCTCGCAAGCGGTTCGAGCGGCCTCGAAGCTTCTGTTTTCTAGCCTGAAACCGCATTGTCCAAAGTCTCCATTTGATCAGCTTCTGACCGAAGGGTTCGACACGGAGCAGATATGGCAACAGATTGACCTCCAATCACAACCGCTACTGTCCTCCCTCCGCCGCGAGGTCAAGAAGTTTGAGAAACACCCGGAGGAGATTTCCAAGCTCAAGGATGGTGGTGTAGGAGGAGGAGAGAAGAAGAAGGTTCTAGAACAAATCGAGACTGACAATGTTGTTAATGATGACGAAGACGATGATGATATGGATATGGAcgaagatgaagatgatgaggaagaggaggatgaaGAGGGGGAGGAAGAGGAGAAAGAGAGAGGAACGGAAGAAGAGAGTGAGAATGAAGGAGAAGAAAAGGGTGGCATAGAggataaatttttgaaaatcaaggAATTGCAAGAGTATTTGGAGGAGGATGAAGCTAGGGAATTtggcttgaagaagaagaaaacaaaggcGGAATCTAAGAAGGAGGAAGAAGACACAGAAGAAGAAGGTGATGACgatgaagatgaaaatgaagGAAGTGAGGATGACGATGATGAGGCACAGGAGGAGGAAGATGGG CTCGGGCTCTTTGATGGGaatgatgaagaggatgaaGATGACTTGGAAAATGCCAG ATATGAAGATTTTTTCAGTAGAAAAAAGAACAAGAGTTCCAAGGAGAAAGCCAAATCTAGAGACATGTTGGAAGAAGATTCAGGATCAGGTGATGAACAAGATGTGGATAAG AGAAAGGATGGCCCTTCTAAGCATGAAAAAGAACTTGACAAACTCAGATCTAAAATAGAGGAAATGGAGAAGGCCAACTTGGATCCAAAAGTTTGGACAATGCGTGGAGAG GTAACTGCAGCACAAAGGCAAAAGAATAGTGCATTAGAAGTTGATTTAGATTTTGAGCACAATGTCAGGCCTGCCCCTGTAATCACAGAGGAGGTTACTGCATCACTTGAAGATTTGATTAAGACTAGGATCAGTGAG GGCCTGTTTGATGATGTTCAAAAGGCTCGAACTTCATCATCCAAAGTGCCAAGAGAAATCAAAGAGCTG GATGAGAGCAAGAGCAAAAAGGGTCTTGCTGAAGTTTATGAG GAAGAATTTGTCCAGAAAACAGATCCAGCCTCTGCCCCGTTGACCTTCTCAGATGAACTAAAGAAAGAG GCCAGTATGCTGTTCAAGAAACTTTGCTTGAAGTTGGATGctctttctcattttcattttacacCAAAACCT GTTGTTGAGGACATGTCTATACAAACAAATGTCCCCGCCCTTGCCATGGAAGAG GTTGCACCTATGGCTGTCTCAGATGCAGCTATGCTGGCTCCTGAGGAAGTTTTTTCTGGTAAAGGTGACATTAAAGAAGAAGCAGAACTGACAAAGGCAGAGAGAAAGAGGAGGAGGGCTAACAAGAAAAGGAAGTTTAAGG CTGAAGCAGCTAAAAGGATGGGTAAAAAGGCACGACAGATGATAACCGTAGGCAACAATGACGAAG GCAGGGAAGGATAG